A single Panthera tigris isolate Pti1 chromosome A3, P.tigris_Pti1_mat1.1, whole genome shotgun sequence DNA region contains:
- the MSGN1 gene encoding mesogenin-1 — protein MDNLRETFLGLEEALGPSDSPGLLSSWDWNDRAGPFESNEASPTQSLSPAPSLESYASSPRPAVAGLPCGHGGANSGGSGACGGRGTGGLGEVDYNVLAFQPAYLQGAGGPKTQKGAKVRMSVQRRRKASEREKLRMRTLADALHTLRNYLPPVYSQRGQPLTKIQTLKYTIKYIGELTDLLNGGREPRPQSA, from the coding sequence ATGGACAACCTGCGTGAGACCTTCCTCGGCCTCGAGGAGGCCTTGGGCCCCTCCGACAGCCCCGGCCTGCTGTCGTCCTGGGACTGGAATGACAGGGCAGGGCCCTTTGAGTCGAACGAGGCCTCCCCCACTCAGAGCCTGTCTCCGGCTCCATCGCTGGAGTCCTATGCTTCTTCTCCCCGTCCAGCTGTGGCTGGGCTGCCCTGTGGGCACGGAGGTGCCAACAGTGGGGGCAGCGGTGCCTGCGGTGGCCGTGGGACCGGTGGCCTGGGGGAGGTGGACTACAACGTGTTAGCCTTCCAGCCTGCCTATCTGCAGGGCGCTGGTGGCCCCAAGACCCAGAAGGGCGCCAAAGTCAGGATGTCCGTGCAGCGGAGACGGAAGGCCAGCGAGAGGGAGAAGCTCCGAATGAGGACCTTGGCCGATGCCCTGCACACCCTTCGGAATTACCTGCCACCTGTCTACAGCCAGAGGGGCCAGCCGCTCACCAAGATCCAGACGCTGAAGTACACCATCAAGTACATCGGAGAGCTCACAGACCTCCTCAACGGCGGGCGAGAGCCTCGGCCCCAGAGCGCTTGA